The following are encoded in a window of Phoenix dactylifera cultivar Barhee BC4 unplaced genomic scaffold, palm_55x_up_171113_PBpolish2nd_filt_p 001706F, whole genome shotgun sequence genomic DNA:
- the LOC120108999 gene encoding NAP1-related protein 2-like isoform X1, whose product MQIFKYLVSLDVEDCQDLKSGYSIIFNFSPNPYFEDTKLVKTYSFTEEGVANITGTTIKWKEGMEIANGNGHEKKGGKRPFTKESFFSWFGKTQQKNFSDGVTDEVAEIIKEDLCPNPLKYFNNEADEEDFDGDEDDEEKGSEDDEDGEQDDDEEDDDEDDS is encoded by the exons ATGCAGATTTTCAAGTATTTGGTTTCACTAGATGTTGAAGATTGTCAGGATTTAAAGTCAGGCTACTCCATTATATTT aactTCTCTCCTAACCCATATTTTGAAGACACAAAGCTTGTGAAGACTTATTCCTTCACTGAGGAAGGAGTGGCTAATATAACTGGTACGACTATCAAGTGGAAGGAGGGTATG GAGATTGCCAATGGTAATGGTCATGAGAAGAAGGGAGGCAAGCGACCTTTTACTAAGGAAAG TTTCTTTAGTTGGTTTGGTAAAACTCAACAGAAAAATTTCTCAGATGGTGTAACAGATGAG GTGGCAGAGATAATCAAGGAAGATTTATGCCCCAACCCTTTGAAGTATTTTAATAAT GAGGCTGATGAAGAGGACTTTGAtggagatgaagatgatgaagag AAGGGATCTGAAGATGATGAGGATGGTGAGCAAGATGATGACGAAGAGgacgatgatgaggatgatagttAG
- the LOC120108999 gene encoding NAP1-related protein 2-like isoform X2: MQIFKYLVSLDVEDCQDLKSGYSIIFNFSPNPYFEDTKLVKTYSFTEEGVANITGTTIKWKEGMEIANGNGHEKKGGKRPFTKESFFSWFGKTQQKNFSDGVTDEVAEIIKEDLCPNPLKYFNNEADEEDFDGDEDDEEGSEDDEDGEQDDDEEDDDEDDS; encoded by the exons ATGCAGATTTTCAAGTATTTGGTTTCACTAGATGTTGAAGATTGTCAGGATTTAAAGTCAGGCTACTCCATTATATTT aactTCTCTCCTAACCCATATTTTGAAGACACAAAGCTTGTGAAGACTTATTCCTTCACTGAGGAAGGAGTGGCTAATATAACTGGTACGACTATCAAGTGGAAGGAGGGTATG GAGATTGCCAATGGTAATGGTCATGAGAAGAAGGGAGGCAAGCGACCTTTTACTAAGGAAAG TTTCTTTAGTTGGTTTGGTAAAACTCAACAGAAAAATTTCTCAGATGGTGTAACAGATGAG GTGGCAGAGATAATCAAGGAAGATTTATGCCCCAACCCTTTGAAGTATTTTAATAAT GAGGCTGATGAAGAGGACTTTGAtggagatgaagatgatgaagag GGATCTGAAGATGATGAGGATGGTGAGCAAGATGATGACGAAGAGgacgatgatgaggatgatagttAG